One region of Chlorobiota bacterium genomic DNA includes:
- a CDS encoding lamin tail domain-containing protein, translating to MVSTLSRNKGPDLGRECRTRVSSRGLRWSAACRCATLVLLGAVVLSPKAFAQVAITEVMYAPNAPEPEWIELYNPGSAAVDLTDWTLHDATAARPRFPSFLLAGGGFVVVTKDSSALRTARPGSYPILQISLPAFNNDGDEVILRDTSGAAIDSLHYLSTWGGGQGRSLERKDASSPATSAASWESATEVAGATPGRKNSISLPDLNLSVVSARFDPATAAVVAQIANSGRGTVSAGEARLLYLGQGTPPEELARQSLGTMNAGASQTLTLQWTRTLTEQGETGAVEVALPGDERSSDNVQLFIARLAPLDTGLQITEVMNDPLTIDGTTTAEYVELFNPLDRPVSVANWKLFDATAKAVATLPSTAPDVAPHRYLVIASDTTIYHAFPFLRDSSNVVVIGKQSFGLNLDADQVVVRNAGGATVDSIFYWSDWWGPDVQGTRGISLERISVTGPSTAKSNWGGSVNRDGGTPGRENSRAIPVEVSTATLTAFPATISPDGDGRDDFTRISFRLPVATARIVLQVYDRAGRPMVRIANNETSPPNGEITWDGYGQDRLPLPFGVYVVRLDAYNASGGTTATAQTTVVVAKKL from the coding sequence ATGGTATCAACACTATCCCGCAACAAAGGACCTGATCTTGGAAGGGAGTGCCGAACCCGAGTAAGTTCCAGGGGATTGCGCTGGTCGGCGGCCTGCCGTTGCGCCACCCTTGTTCTGCTTGGCGCGGTGGTTCTTTCCCCGAAGGCGTTTGCCCAGGTGGCGATTACCGAAGTGATGTACGCCCCGAACGCGCCCGAGCCAGAATGGATAGAGCTGTACAACCCGGGGTCAGCCGCAGTGGACCTGACCGACTGGACCCTGCACGACGCGACCGCTGCACGCCCCCGGTTCCCATCGTTCTTGCTTGCGGGTGGCGGCTTCGTGGTGGTGACAAAGGATAGTTCGGCACTGCGAACTGCGCGCCCGGGGAGTTATCCGATCCTTCAAATCTCCCTTCCGGCTTTCAACAACGATGGCGATGAGGTGATCCTGCGGGACACAAGCGGGGCGGCGATAGATTCCCTCCATTACCTCAGCACATGGGGCGGCGGACAGGGGCGTTCGTTGGAACGGAAGGATGCCAGCAGCCCAGCCACCAGCGCGGCTTCGTGGGAAAGCGCGACCGAGGTGGCGGGGGCAACCCCTGGCCGGAAAAACTCCATCTCCCTGCCGGACCTTAATCTCTCCGTCGTCTCCGCACGATTCGATCCGGCGACGGCAGCGGTGGTTGCCCAGATTGCCAACAGCGGAAGGGGAACGGTATCGGCGGGGGAGGCCCGGCTGCTCTACTTGGGGCAAGGCACGCCACCCGAGGAACTTGCCAGGCAATCGTTGGGAACGATGAATGCCGGAGCCAGCCAGACGCTGACCTTGCAATGGACCCGAACCCTAACCGAGCAAGGGGAGACGGGAGCGGTGGAGGTGGCGCTTCCCGGCGATGAGCGAAGCAGCGACAACGTGCAGCTGTTCATTGCCCGCCTTGCTCCGTTGGATACCGGGCTACAGATCACCGAGGTGATGAACGACCCGCTGACCATTGACGGAACCACAACGGCGGAATATGTTGAGCTGTTCAACCCGCTGGACCGGCCCGTTTCCGTGGCCAACTGGAAGCTGTTCGATGCCACCGCAAAAGCGGTCGCGACCCTTCCCAGCACGGCTCCCGACGTTGCGCCGCACCGCTATTTGGTGATTGCTTCCGACACAACCATCTACCACGCATTCCCATTCTTGAGGGACTCCAGCAACGTGGTGGTAATCGGCAAACAGAGTTTCGGCCTGAACCTTGATGCCGACCAAGTGGTGGTTCGGAACGCTGGCGGCGCAACCGTGGACAGCATTTTTTACTGGAGCGATTGGTGGGGTCCGGATGTGCAAGGGACCCGCGGAATTTCGCTGGAGCGGATATCCGTCACCGGACCATCAACGGCAAAAAGCAATTGGGGGGGATCGGTGAATCGGGATGGGGGGACCCCGGGGCGTGAGAATTCGCGCGCAATTCCGGTGGAGGTTTCCACGGCCACCTTGACGGCGTTCCCGGCGACAATCTCCCCCGACGGCGATGGCCGGGATGATTTCACGCGGATATCGTTCCGGCTTCCGGTGGCAACTGCGCGCATCGTTCTGCAGGTATATGACCGTGCAGGGCGGCCAATGGTGCGGATTGCCAACAACGAGACTTCCCCACCCAATGGTGAGATCACGTGGGACGGCTACGGCCAGGACCGGCTGCCGCTTCCCTTTGGGGTGTATGTGGTTCGCCTTGATGCGTACAACGCTTCCGGCGGAACCACGGCCACGGCGCAAACCACAGTGGTTGTTGCGAAAAAATTGTGA
- a CDS encoding FAD-dependent thymidylate synthase — MTVTQVAIRPTEASNAAGRPALTPELLAASGARYSRSNDGLQAILAKIDPNNLDKSVDSIFKMIDYGHQSIADMAPVAMFIDGVSMHLAYYVWTLVPTAGGQESSTRYIRLAADALPPAAKFGIADAHAAEWQGLMERSFQAYTEALEIWESVASANPSVTRIPRALLDDPSPKAQKTVARMRRNYAFDRARYFLPVAAETNMMLILSARGWVTLCQSLLSHPLPEAVELGEMIRAELEIAAPRMLRHATPKPSFAQGIRREFQQLQHAAAANPPRCLADDAQQVDHPATAHLSLMVPPGVEEAMLAQDLEGHDNRYSYIGERLRRIAVRFAWDAVAMAEIRDLNRHRTGTKFIPLRPVGFYAALDQWPAEVGEVEAFRRLQQLSVVGKQAAWKAHQLILAGEQSHPYWTLLGTQYPFEHTTTADKFIYEAELRTGTGAHYRYARHLHEALELWYQHYPATKDLILEGSAEPE, encoded by the coding sequence ATGACCGTAACCCAAGTTGCAATTCGCCCAACCGAAGCATCGAACGCCGCTGGCCGCCCGGCACTAACGCCCGAGCTGCTTGCGGCAAGCGGGGCGCGCTACTCCCGCAGCAACGATGGCCTGCAGGCGATCCTTGCAAAAATTGACCCAAACAACCTGGATAAGTCGGTTGATAGCATCTTCAAGATGATAGATTACGGCCACCAATCCATTGCCGATATGGCCCCGGTGGCGATGTTCATTGACGGCGTTTCGATGCACCTGGCCTACTACGTCTGGACCCTTGTCCCGACGGCGGGGGGGCAGGAATCAAGCACGCGCTACATCCGGCTGGCGGCCGACGCGCTTCCGCCGGCGGCGAAGTTCGGCATTGCCGATGCCCACGCGGCGGAGTGGCAAGGCCTGATGGAACGGAGCTTCCAGGCCTACACCGAGGCGTTGGAAATCTGGGAATCGGTTGCTTCGGCCAATCCCTCCGTCACCCGAATCCCACGCGCCCTTCTTGATGACCCCTCCCCAAAAGCGCAGAAAACTGTGGCGCGAATGCGGCGGAACTACGCCTTCGACCGCGCCAGATATTTCCTTCCGGTGGCGGCGGAAACCAACATGATGCTGATACTTTCGGCGCGTGGCTGGGTGACGCTTTGCCAATCGCTTCTGTCGCACCCGTTGCCGGAGGCGGTTGAGCTGGGGGAGATGATCCGGGCCGAGCTTGAGATTGCCGCGCCGCGGATGCTTCGCCATGCAACCCCAAAGCCATCGTTTGCGCAGGGGATTCGGCGGGAGTTCCAGCAACTGCAGCACGCAGCCGCAGCGAACCCACCCCGTTGTTTGGCGGACGATGCCCAGCAGGTGGACCACCCCGCCACCGCGCATCTTTCGCTGATGGTTCCCCCGGGCGTGGAGGAAGCGATGTTGGCCCAGGACCTTGAGGGGCATGATAACCGCTACTCCTACATCGGCGAGCGATTGCGGCGGATTGCCGTGCGGTTCGCTTGGGATGCGGTGGCAATGGCGGAAATTCGTGATCTTAATCGCCACCGCACCGGCACAAAGTTCATCCCGCTTCGCCCCGTTGGGTTTTACGCCGCGCTGGACCAGTGGCCCGCTGAGGTTGGGGAGGTGGAGGCGTTCCGGCGATTGCAGCAGCTATCAGTGGTTGGAAAGCAGGCCGCGTGGAAAGCGCACCAACTGATTCTGGCAGGGGAGCAGAGCCATCCATACTGGACGCTGTTGGGGACGCAATATCCGTTCGAGCACACCACCACTGCCGACAAGTTTATCTACGAAGCCGAGCTTCGGACCGGAACCGGGGCGCATTACCGATATGCACGCCATCTTCACGAGGCATTAGAACTATGGTATCAACACTATCCCGCAACAAAGGACCTGATCTTGGAAGGGAGTGCCGAACCCGAGTAA
- a CDS encoding OmpA family protein, with protein sequence MRNDPTSQLALVGMIPPGGTADIGQERGKKIREYLTSVWGIPLRRIEVKTAAAPASSANAASDQQAELRKVTAASASPMLTASLTTEQLVRDFNPPRISLSPTWKAEAGVLGWRVEVMQAGATIASFSSDDSTAGISKDFAWQIQDQRIDSTLGDITALLTVVDSAGQTATASDTIALKMRRDTTVIETDNVRSGKAERITQTLVGFDYRLAQGNSEHERLLRELSDRIRPGAAITITGYTDRIGDDRANQQLSRERADYVAGLLRQFLSQRGIGSATITTIGAGAETSRFPNQLPEGRILSRGVTVVVEQTRREKRGG encoded by the coding sequence ATGAGAAACGACCCAACATCTCAGCTTGCGTTGGTTGGCATGATTCCCCCCGGCGGAACCGCAGACATTGGCCAGGAACGGGGGAAAAAAATTCGAGAATATCTGACCTCAGTTTGGGGCATCCCCTTGCGCAGGATTGAGGTGAAGACAGCCGCCGCGCCCGCATCGTCCGCCAACGCGGCAAGCGACCAGCAGGCCGAACTCCGGAAAGTGACGGCGGCTTCGGCCAGCCCCATGCTGACGGCATCGCTGACCACCGAACAGTTGGTGCGGGATTTCAACCCGCCACGCATCAGCCTTTCGCCAACGTGGAAGGCGGAGGCGGGAGTGCTTGGCTGGCGGGTGGAAGTGATGCAAGCCGGGGCCACCATTGCCAGCTTCAGCAGCGACGACAGCACGGCGGGCATCAGCAAAGATTTTGCGTGGCAGATCCAGGATCAGCGGATTGACAGCACCCTGGGGGACATCACCGCGCTGCTTACAGTGGTGGATTCGGCGGGGCAAACCGCCACCGCAAGCGACACCATCGCGCTGAAGATGCGGCGCGACACCACGGTGATAGAAACCGACAACGTTCGCAGTGGTAAAGCGGAACGGATCACCCAAACGCTTGTTGGGTTCGACTACCGCTTGGCCCAGGGGAACAGCGAACATGAGCGATTGCTGCGCGAGCTTTCCGACCGCATCCGCCCCGGCGCGGCAATCACCATCACCGGCTACACGGACCGCATCGGCGACGACCGTGCAAACCAGCAGCTCTCCCGCGAGCGGGCCGACTATGTTGCCGGGCTGCTTCGCCAATTCCTGAGCCAGCGCGGCATCGGCAGCGCGACCATCACCACAATCGGTGCCGGTGCCGAAACCTCACGATTCCCCAACCAACTTCCCGAAGGGCGAATTTTATCCCGAGGAGTGACCGTCGTGGTGGAGCAGACGCGAAGGGAAAAAAGGGGTGGATAG
- a CDS encoding RsmB/NOP family class I SAM-dependent RNA methyltransferase — MSPVSLIGHCRELLESVLSTPRRPADKTISQFFRDRRYLGARDRGFISDVVYSTLRGVLRVRALCAGVLERKSPDREARIQLAAALLGNPSHQLSIADIRDGARLTNEQVAEIQQSMETATAKIGAMEEPERSAVEFGLPEWFAFRMLQQFGQEGGRKVMESLNQQAPITLRCNRLKGERDALRQLLAKQGIPSTPGMYSPDALLLERRMNANAIPEFKEGWFELQDEGSQMLSVLLDPRPNWQVFDACAGAGGKTLHLAAIMKGRGTVVAHDVNNRRLEEIRPRLRRNNAQNVRVMEHRAFLFRREELRGTFNAVVIDAPCSGTGTLRRNPGARLMLEESMVERVAQLQAEILDEYSELVAPNGLLMYATCSLLREENQAQVEEFLRRRNGWELQAINAPQGMLDSDGYFCVIPDRHGTDGFFAAVLKRVR; from the coding sequence ATGTCCCCAGTTTCCCTGATTGGCCATTGCCGCGAGTTGTTGGAGTCCGTTCTTTCCACCCCGCGCCGCCCTGCCGATAAAACCATCAGCCAATTCTTCCGCGACCGCCGCTACTTGGGTGCGCGGGACCGCGGATTCATCTCCGACGTAGTCTATTCCACGCTCCGTGGGGTGCTGCGGGTGCGGGCGTTGTGCGCCGGGGTGCTGGAGCGGAAATCGCCGGACCGCGAGGCGCGAATCCAACTTGCGGCGGCGTTGCTCGGGAACCCAAGCCACCAACTTTCCATTGCCGACATCCGCGACGGCGCACGGCTGACGAACGAGCAGGTGGCGGAAATTCAGCAGAGCATGGAAACGGCCACCGCGAAGATTGGCGCGATGGAGGAGCCAGAACGTTCGGCAGTGGAGTTTGGTTTGCCGGAGTGGTTCGCATTCAGGATGCTGCAACAGTTCGGCCAGGAAGGGGGGCGCAAGGTGATGGAATCGCTGAACCAACAGGCACCGATTACGCTGCGGTGCAACCGCTTGAAAGGGGAGCGCGATGCGTTGCGCCAGCTGCTTGCCAAGCAGGGGATCCCTTCCACCCCGGGCATGTATTCCCCCGACGCGTTGCTGCTGGAACGGCGGATGAACGCGAACGCGATACCGGAATTCAAAGAGGGATGGTTCGAGCTGCAAGACGAGGGGAGCCAGATGCTTTCGGTGCTGCTGGATCCGCGCCCGAACTGGCAGGTGTTCGATGCCTGCGCCGGGGCGGGGGGGAAGACGCTTCACCTTGCAGCAATTATGAAAGGCCGCGGCACGGTGGTTGCCCACGACGTAAACAACCGACGATTGGAGGAGATACGCCCGCGGCTTCGCCGAAACAACGCGCAGAACGTGCGGGTGATGGAACACCGTGCATTCCTGTTCCGGCGCGAGGAGCTTCGCGGCACCTTCAACGCCGTGGTGATTGACGCGCCATGCAGCGGAACCGGAACGCTGCGCCGCAACCCGGGGGCGCGGTTGATGTTGGAGGAAAGCATGGTGGAACGGGTGGCGCAACTGCAAGCCGAAATCCTTGATGAGTACAGCGAGCTTGTTGCCCCGAACGGCCTGCTGATGTACGCCACCTGCTCGCTGCTTCGCGAAGAAAACCAGGCACAGGTGGAGGAGTTTCTGCGGCGGCGGAATGGCTGGGAGCTTCAAGCCATCAACGCGCCGCAGGGGATGCTGGATTCCGATGGATATTTCTGCGTGATTCCCGACCGCCACGGAACCGATGGATTCTTTGCGGCGGTGCTGAAACGGGTGCGGTAA
- the tsaD gene encoding tRNA (adenosine(37)-N6)-threonylcarbamoyltransferase complex transferase subunit TsaD, translated as MVRTLLALESSCDETSAAVVRNGVVESLVIASQKEHSAWGGVMPELASRSHVRAIAPTIAEALRKAGATAAELSAVAVTTEPGLIGSLLVGVNVAKGMAVALGIPLISVHHIEAHLLSVLLDNPDAEFPWLSLVVSGGHTLLYVVHAPGNYQLIGSTRDDAAGEAFDKGAKMLGLGYPGGPLVDQHARQGDRNAHKFPRGLLSPDTHDFSFSGLKTSLRYFLRDHFPGAPPTGQPLADLCASYQEAIVETLVEKTMRAAKVHGTKRISVVGGVSANSRLKERMEQECGSRGFTNYTIKPIHGTDNAAMIGVAGWQKFLAEDFSPLSITARASTIRADRHGALRVKG; from the coding sequence ATGGTCCGGACCTTGCTTGCCCTCGAATCCTCCTGCGACGAGACCTCCGCCGCCGTTGTCCGCAACGGCGTTGTGGAGTCGTTGGTGATTGCTTCCCAAAAAGAACACTCGGCATGGGGCGGGGTGATGCCGGAGCTTGCCTCCCGTTCGCACGTGCGGGCAATCGCCCCAACCATTGCCGAAGCACTCCGCAAGGCCGGGGCAACCGCCGCCGAACTGAGTGCCGTTGCCGTCACCACCGAACCCGGGCTGATTGGTTCGCTGCTGGTTGGGGTGAACGTTGCCAAAGGAATGGCGGTGGCGTTGGGGATTCCCCTGATTAGCGTTCATCACATCGAGGCGCACCTGCTTTCGGTGCTGCTTGATAACCCCGATGCCGAATTCCCGTGGCTTTCGCTGGTGGTGTCTGGCGGGCACACACTGCTGTACGTGGTGCACGCGCCAGGCAACTACCAGCTGATTGGCTCCACCCGCGACGACGCTGCTGGCGAGGCATTCGACAAAGGGGCGAAGATGCTTGGGCTTGGCTATCCAGGCGGTCCGCTTGTGGACCAGCACGCCCGGCAGGGGGATCGCAACGCCCACAAATTCCCGCGCGGGCTTCTTTCACCCGACACTCACGACTTCAGTTTCAGCGGGCTGAAAACTTCGCTCCGCTACTTCCTTCGCGACCATTTCCCGGGCGCGCCGCCAACCGGCCAACCTCTTGCCGATCTGTGCGCATCCTACCAAGAAGCGATTGTTGAAACGCTGGTGGAAAAAACGATGCGTGCGGCAAAGGTCCATGGCACCAAGCGGATATCGGTGGTTGGGGGCGTTTCGGCAAACAGCCGATTGAAGGAGAGGATGGAGCAGGAGTGCGGCAGCCGCGGCTTCACCAACTACACCATCAAGCCGATTCATGGGACCGACAACGCGGCCATGATTGGCGTTGCCGGGTGGCAGAAATTTCTTGCCGAAGATTTCAGCCCACTTTCCATCACCGCGCGTGCCTCCACCATCCGTGCCGACCGCCACGGAGCCTTGCGGGTCAAGGGGTAG
- a CDS encoding tetratricopeptide repeat protein: MTSSLLQEAERYWKLGYNALMGGRIDEAVEFCRRSVEIYPTAEGHTYLGWSLSYRGQLEEAIEECKTAIGLDPDFGNPYNDIGSYLITLRRYEEAIPWLKLATTAERYESRHYPHNNLGRVYERTGEFQEALREYQKSLAHQPDYKPALQASERLIAWMN; encoded by the coding sequence ATGACATCTTCACTCCTTCAAGAAGCTGAACGCTACTGGAAGTTAGGATACAACGCACTGATGGGGGGCCGCATTGACGAGGCGGTGGAGTTCTGCCGCCGTTCGGTGGAGATTTACCCCACTGCCGAGGGGCATACGTATCTGGGCTGGTCGCTGAGTTATCGCGGCCAGTTGGAGGAGGCGATTGAGGAATGCAAGACGGCAATCGGGCTGGACCCAGATTTCGGCAATCCTTACAACGACATCGGTTCCTACCTTATCACCCTGCGCCGCTACGAGGAAGCAATCCCGTGGCTGAAGCTGGCCACAACAGCCGAACGGTACGAATCGCGCCACTACCCGCACAACAATTTGGGAAGGGTGTATGAGCGAACCGGGGAGTTCCAGGAGGCCTTGCGCGAGTATCAGAAATCGCTGGCGCACCAGCCCGACTACAAGCCAGCATTGCAAGCCTCCGAGCGGTTGATTGCTTGGATGAACTAA
- a CDS encoding sulfite oxidase-like oxidoreductase produces the protein MPLFSSKPDEAAAANGYGLAKLPPGQLLTAKFPVMTYGPTPIIGTDAWQLRIGGAVSQSKSWSWDEFMALPQTTLVADFHCVTHWSRFDDEWTGVMFRDLYDSIRHLVQPSAAFVLQRAYGGYTTNLPLRWMLDEDVMIAHTFNGQPLPPEHGGPVRIFTPKRYAWKGAKWIHALDFLENDQPGFWEQNGYSNSANPWNEERYWE, from the coding sequence ATGCCACTGTTCAGTTCCAAACCGGACGAAGCCGCTGCCGCCAATGGCTACGGCTTGGCGAAACTTCCCCCGGGGCAGCTGCTTACCGCAAAGTTCCCGGTGATGACCTACGGCCCAACGCCAATCATCGGGACCGATGCGTGGCAGTTGCGGATTGGCGGGGCGGTAAGCCAAAGCAAATCTTGGAGTTGGGATGAGTTCATGGCGCTTCCGCAAACCACCCTTGTTGCGGATTTCCACTGCGTCACCCACTGGTCACGGTTCGATGATGAATGGACGGGGGTGATGTTCCGCGACCTGTACGACTCCATCCGCCACCTTGTCCAGCCAAGCGCGGCGTTCGTTCTGCAACGTGCCTACGGCGGCTACACCACCAACCTGCCGCTTCGGTGGATGCTTGATGAAGATGTGATGATTGCCCACACGTTCAACGGCCAACCGCTTCCGCCGGAGCATGGCGGACCGGTGCGGATATTCACCCCAAAACGGTACGCGTGGAAAGGGGCAAAATGGATCCACGCACTGGATTTCCTTGAGAACGATCAGCCTGGCTTTTGGGAGCAGAACGGCTACAGCAACAGCGCAAACCCCTGGAACGAAGAACGCTACTGGGAGTAG
- a CDS encoding alginate lyase family protein has protein sequence MAYQNLVRRIKFLIASARRHGVGHIVQVFRQAVRRRRYARQQHPSPSLESFQRQFTFFRTPETFVADFHLAAVPRLPFVAATGATLAGIPASANFLGDAERFAAGNILLLGCQIAAPGGGYDWHRDYGSQARWPLAYFARIRFMDGDGADVKYPWELSRMYWIAWLGNAHRTSGDERWANEFQRIVSDWQRQNPRDQGVNWAMPMEVAIRGFWLACGYSLFAGAPSIGSDWWKNYLLMVWEHGDHLSHNLEYFFNLTNHYLSNCFGLLAIGALLHTHPDGKRWFADGRKWMIEQLSAQVMDDGVHYERSIGYHRLVLEMYLIALLLCQRAGDPFPEPARRKIERMVEFMCDYLPPTGTVPQFGDSDDGVILRLTEPQPLYDHRGLLALAAVIFQRGEYKQRAGHFSLEAAMLTGDAGKDIYDALESRPREESRLYPDGGFAVLRNQWLHVVADVGPIGLHGNNDTLSFTLHTAGGGIVIDPGTFCYTRDPERRNQLRSTRAHNAPMIDQTEIAPFDGLWRVKQDNTNVKIVDWETSSNGATLVAEHHAYRTLPSGSITVRRRWELRGEVLSVEDEILGGGGHHVQVRFTLPGSLSVTQAGPTRATMNGAETDKGEAVELECSHPFTIVPGWYSPSYGVAEPAWWLVMSFDTSAPTRLRYLWRVRKQPHVS, from the coding sequence ATGGCTTATCAGAACCTGGTTCGACGAATCAAATTCTTGATTGCTTCGGCGCGGCGGCATGGCGTGGGGCATATCGTCCAGGTGTTCCGCCAAGCCGTGCGGCGGCGGCGGTACGCACGCCAGCAGCACCCTTCCCCCAGCCTTGAATCGTTCCAACGCCAATTCACTTTTTTCCGCACGCCCGAAACCTTCGTTGCCGATTTCCATTTGGCGGCGGTGCCACGGCTTCCGTTTGTGGCGGCCACCGGCGCAACGCTGGCGGGCATTCCCGCTTCCGCCAATTTTCTTGGCGATGCGGAGCGATTCGCTGCGGGGAATATCCTTCTGCTGGGTTGCCAGATTGCCGCGCCCGGCGGTGGCTACGATTGGCACCGCGATTACGGAAGCCAAGCGCGCTGGCCGCTCGCTTACTTCGCCCGCATCCGCTTCATGGATGGCGACGGCGCGGATGTGAAATACCCGTGGGAGCTTAGCCGGATGTACTGGATTGCGTGGCTGGGGAACGCCCACCGCACAAGCGGCGATGAACGCTGGGCCAACGAATTCCAACGGATCGTTTCCGACTGGCAGCGGCAGAACCCGCGGGACCAAGGGGTGAATTGGGCCATGCCGATGGAGGTGGCCATTCGCGGGTTTTGGCTGGCGTGCGGCTACTCACTGTTTGCCGGCGCGCCGTCCATTGGCAGCGACTGGTGGAAGAATTATCTGCTGATGGTGTGGGAACATGGGGACCACCTTTCCCATAATCTTGAATACTTCTTCAATCTTACCAACCACTACCTCTCCAACTGTTTTGGGCTGCTGGCCATTGGCGCGTTGCTCCACACCCACCCCGACGGGAAACGCTGGTTTGCCGACGGGCGGAAATGGATGATTGAGCAATTATCGGCGCAGGTGATGGATGATGGAGTTCATTATGAACGCTCGATTGGCTACCACCGGTTAGTGTTGGAGATGTACCTGATTGCCTTGCTTCTGTGCCAGCGTGCGGGCGACCCATTCCCGGAACCAGCGCGGCGGAAGATTGAGCGCATGGTGGAGTTTATGTGCGATTACCTTCCCCCCACCGGAACGGTCCCGCAGTTTGGAGATTCGGATGATGGAGTGATCCTTCGGCTAACGGAGCCACAGCCGCTGTACGACCATCGTGGGTTGCTGGCGTTGGCGGCGGTGATCTTCCAGCGGGGTGAGTACAAACAGCGCGCGGGCCATTTCAGTTTGGAAGCCGCAATGCTGACGGGGGATGCGGGGAAAGACATCTACGATGCGTTGGAATCGCGCCCCCGCGAAGAATCGCGCCTGTACCCCGACGGCGGGTTTGCGGTGCTGCGGAACCAATGGCTTCACGTTGTTGCCGACGTTGGCCCGATTGGCTTGCACGGAAACAACGACACTCTATCGTTCACGCTTCACACCGCTGGCGGCGGGATAGTGATTGACCCCGGGACCTTCTGCTACACCCGGGACCCCGAACGCCGCAACCAGCTTCGCAGCACCCGCGCCCACAACGCCCCGATGATTGACCAAACAGAAATCGCCCCGTTCGACGGGCTTTGGCGGGTGAAACAGGACAACACCAACGTGAAGATTGTTGACTGGGAAACCAGCAGCAACGGGGCAACCCTTGTGGCGGAACACCACGCCTACCGGACGCTTCCCTCGGGAAGCATCACCGTGCGGCGGCGGTGGGAACTTCGGGGGGAAGTGTTATCGGTGGAGGATGAGATTCTTGGCGGCGGCGGGCATCACGTTCAGGTTCGGTTCACGCTGCCGGGGAGCCTATCGGTCACGCAGGCAGGGCCAACGCGGGCAACGATGAACGGAGCCGAAACCGACAAGGGGGAAGCCGTGGAGTTGGAGTGCAGCCACCCGTTTACCATCGTCCCCGGCTGGTACTCGCCAAGCTACGGAGTGGCGGAACCGGCGTGGTGGTTGGTGATGAGTTTCGACACATCCGCGCCAACGCGATTGCGCTATCTTTGGCGCGTTCGGAAACAACCTCACGTCTCCTAA